The DNA window CCAATGGCGCGGTGAATGCGCCAGAGAACACCACACTGGTAGTTGATATCGAAGCCACAGACGATAGCAGTAGCGAGGAGAATGGCCTGTCCTACAGCCTCAGTGGTGGGGCAGACCAAACGTTGTTTGCAGTTGATGCTGCAACGGGTGTACTATCCTTCCTCTCCGCACCAGACTTTGAACAGCCGTTGGATGTGGGCAATGACAATGGCTACGCCGTCGAGGTAACGCTCACTGATGCGGGAGGGTTAAGCACCGCGCAACTGTTTGACATCAATGTCACCGATGAAGATGAAAACGAAGCGCCTACGATTGTGACCAATAGCGTGGTGAATGTGCCAGAAAACAGCACGTTGGTGGTGGATGTTCAAGCCACAGACGATAGCAGTAGCGAGGGGAATGGCCTCACCTACAGTCTCAGTGGCGGGGACGACCAAGCATTGTTTACGGTTAATGCCGCAACAGGTGAGTTGTCGTTCCTCTCTGCTCCAGACTTTGAAAATCCCCTGGATGTGGGCAATGACAATGGCTATGCCGTCGAGGTAACGCTCACCGATGCAGGTGGGTTAAGCACCGCACAACTCATTGACATTACCGTTACCGATGTCAATGATCCCACGCCGTTTGACGATATCCTCCAAGGCACAGCAGGTGACGATACGATTCTTGCGTTGGACGGGAATGATGTGGTACGCGGATTGGGCGGTGGCGATCGCCTCTTTGGACAAGACGGGAGCGATACCCTCCTTGGCGGTACGGGCGATGACCTGCTCAATGGTGGTGCAGGGAACGATCGCCTCTT is part of the Leptolyngbya sp. CCY15150 genome and encodes:
- a CDS encoding cadherin domain-containing protein translates to NGAVNAPENTTLVVDIEATDDSSSEENGLSYSLSGGADQTLFAVDAATGVLSFLSAPDFEQPLDVGNDNGYAVEVTLTDAGGLSTAQLFDINVTDEDENEAPTIVTNSVVNVPENSTLVVDVQATDDSSSEGNGLTYSLSGGDDQALFTVNAATGELSFLSAPDFENPLDVGNDNGYAVEVTLTDAGGLSTAQLIDITVTDVNDPTPFDDILQGTAGDDTILALDGNDVVRGLGGGDRLFGQDGSDTLLGGTGDDLLNGGAGNDRLFGQDGNDTLLGGTGNDLLDGGAGSDRLFGQDGSDTLIGGVGNDLLNGGADNDRLFGQDGSDRLDGGIGDDRLDGGPGNDVITTGAGRDLIVIRQNDGFDRVTDFQNNRDRIDLVGIRFGQLSIVQQRDDVLIRVGNTNLLRLEDTNAAAINQADFV